From Thalassotalea euphylliae, the proteins below share one genomic window:
- a CDS encoding glutathione S-transferase family protein, whose product MSNALKIYSFPLSGHSHRVILFASLAGIAYEIINLDLANGEHKKQPYLSINPAGQVPAIVDGTTAIADSNAILVYLARKYAPTFLPEDPVNEAEVQKYLSLAAGEIAFGPAAARLINVFNADLDREFTHTIAAQALTKLETSLTGKDFLVGNKPSIADVAIYSYVAHAPEGDISLEPYPNVRRLLKNIEALHGFIPFKATKVGLAA is encoded by the coding sequence ATGTCAAACGCACTTAAAATTTACAGCTTCCCTCTATCTGGTCACTCCCACCGAGTGATCTTATTTGCCAGTCTAGCCGGAATTGCTTATGAAATTATCAATTTGGATCTAGCAAATGGCGAGCATAAAAAGCAACCTTACCTATCAATCAACCCTGCCGGCCAAGTGCCTGCGATTGTTGATGGCACTACTGCGATAGCAGATTCCAATGCCATATTGGTATATCTCGCACGAAAATATGCACCGACCTTTCTACCTGAAGATCCAGTAAATGAGGCTGAAGTGCAAAAGTACCTTTCACTTGCAGCGGGCGAAATTGCTTTTGGGCCAGCGGCAGCGCGTCTCATTAATGTATTCAACGCGGATCTAGATCGTGAATTTACCCATACAATTGCTGCACAAGCGTTAACCAAATTAGAAACATCGCTTACAGGTAAAGACTTTCTTGTGGGTAACAAGCCTTCTATCGCGGATGTTGCCATCTATAGCTATGTTGCACATGCCCCTGAAGGCGATATTTCATTAGAGCCGTACCCAAATGTCCGTCGCCTACTAAAAAACATTGAAGCCTTACATGGCTTCATTCCATTCAAAGCAACTAAAGTTGGTTTAGCTGCATAA
- a CDS encoding DJ-1/PfpI family protein — MAHKPIKKNVLMLLAEGFELMETSCFTDVLAWASFLDHVDIKLTTSSTTGTVNTAFGGFNVTTDSTIAQLNLDSFDALAIPGGMEWAGFFENALSKGFIAVVKHFIAQRKPVAAVCVASTYIAKSGEFVGRKATIYHSQTGKHKAKLEGMGVKFIDKPVVESANVITSTGPGTAVEVALALLGQLADANTVNATRQMMRIPTPDKDWYLPQVQ, encoded by the coding sequence ATGGCACACAAACCCATCAAAAAGAATGTGTTAATGTTATTAGCCGAAGGCTTTGAACTAATGGAAACCTCATGTTTTACCGATGTACTAGCTTGGGCAAGTTTTCTAGATCACGTTGATATCAAGTTAACAACTTCATCAACGACAGGCACGGTTAACACCGCATTTGGCGGCTTTAATGTCACAACAGATTCGACCATAGCGCAATTAAATTTAGATAGCTTTGACGCGCTTGCTATTCCAGGTGGAATGGAATGGGCCGGCTTTTTTGAGAACGCCCTATCTAAAGGATTTATTGCGGTAGTGAAACACTTTATCGCACAACGTAAGCCAGTAGCTGCTGTTTGTGTTGCCTCAACCTATATTGCCAAGAGTGGCGAATTTGTCGGAAGAAAGGCAACCATTTATCACTCCCAAACCGGTAAACACAAAGCCAAACTTGAAGGTATGGGGGTAAAATTTATTGATAAACCTGTTGTTGAAAGTGCCAATGTCATTACATCTACAGGGCCGGGCACTGCCGTCGAGGTAGCATTAGCCTTACTTGGTCAGTTAGCCGATGCAAATACCGTTAATGCGACACGACAAATGATGCGTATCCCTACCCCAGATAAAGATTGGTATCTACCGCAAGTTCAGTGA
- a CDS encoding arylamine N-acetyltransferase family protein, whose amino-acid sequence MNNIQRQQYFKRLELSEVDKTYAGLKALQEQHMKKIPFENLDVVVGRDILLSPEYLFNKIVERKRGGYCFELNLLYASLLSSLGFKPKPVMGRVWLRNPKQMPPRNHLAHLLTLEEKTYLTDVGFGALAPRVPLDINSSQEIEDGDGIVRIINTAPNQYMVQRKVASQWENQYSFEDIEISHDDIQIANFFMSKSESSHFYQHRFIGIFTEDGRMGLFDNKLTKRIGINTVESSDVSTPEKWLSTLKNTFNMELDFSDNELSILFSINRG is encoded by the coding sequence ATGAATAACATCCAAAGACAACAATACTTTAAAAGACTTGAGCTAAGTGAAGTAGACAAAACGTATGCGGGACTCAAAGCGCTACAAGAGCAGCATATGAAGAAAATTCCTTTTGAGAACCTAGACGTAGTGGTAGGTAGAGACATCCTTTTGTCGCCAGAGTATTTATTTAACAAAATTGTTGAACGAAAAAGAGGTGGCTATTGTTTTGAGTTGAACTTACTCTACGCATCACTCCTTAGTTCGCTGGGCTTCAAGCCTAAACCCGTGATGGGGAGAGTTTGGTTGCGTAACCCAAAGCAAATGCCCCCTCGAAATCACCTAGCTCACTTACTAACGTTAGAAGAGAAAACCTATCTTACCGATGTTGGCTTTGGCGCACTAGCACCTAGAGTGCCACTAGATATAAATTCCAGCCAAGAAATAGAAGATGGTGACGGAATCGTGAGAATCATCAACACTGCCCCTAACCAATACATGGTGCAGCGAAAAGTAGCAAGTCAATGGGAAAATCAATACAGTTTCGAAGATATAGAAATTAGCCATGATGACATTCAGATTGCCAATTTTTTCATGTCAAAGAGTGAGTCTTCTCACTTTTACCAGCATCGATTTATCGGCATATTTACCGAAGATGGACGGATGGGATTATTTGACAATAAATTGACTAAACGCATTGGCATTAATACCGTAGAAAGCTCAGACGTTTCAACACCCGAGAAATGGCTTTCAACCCTAAAAAACACATTCAATATGGAGTTAGATTTCTCAGATAACGAGCTCTCTATATTGTTTTCGATAAACCGGGGCTAG